A single region of the Chionomys nivalis chromosome 23, mChiNiv1.1, whole genome shotgun sequence genome encodes:
- the Klhl35 gene encoding kelch-like protein 35, translating to MRETPGREESELGMEAPCTAPCHAQRILQTLNEYRRSGTLTDVVLRAGGRDFPCHRAALSAASAHFRSLFSAGRPERAAAVVPVGSEAPGAAAALAVVLDYVYGAGLRLRAEEEATSVLALAERLGVAGLREACARFLEGRLRAANSLALRRVAAAFSLASLAERCGRVLRQAFVEVTRHADFLELAPDEVAALLADPALRVAREEAVFEAAMRWVRHDAPARRGHLRRLLEHVRLPLLAPAYFLEKVEADELLQACGDCRPLLLEARACFILGREAGALRARPRRFMDLAEMIVVIGGCDRKGLLKLPFADAYHPESQRWTPLPSLPGYTRSEFASCALRNDIYVSGGHINSRDVWMFSSHLHTWIKVASMHKGRWRHKMVALQGQLFAVGGFDGLRRLRSVERYDPFSNTWEATAPLPEAVSSAAVAPCAGQLYVIGGAGQDGVNTDKVQCFDPKEDQWSLRSPAPFLQRCLDAVSLEDTIYVVGGLMSKIFTYDPGTDVWGEAAELPGPVESCGVTVCDGKVHILGGRDEHGESTNSIFTFDPSSGQVEAQPSLQRCTSSHGCVTIVQSLSR from the exons ATGCGGGAGACCCCGGGGCGCGAGGAGTCGGAGCTGGGCATGGAGGCCCCTTGCACGGCACCGTGCCACGCGCAGCGCATCTTGCAGACACTCAACGAGTACCGGCGGAGCGGCACCCTCACCGACGTGGTGCTGCGCGCCGGCGGCCGCGACTTCCCATGCCACCGCGCCGCGCTCAGTGCGGCCAGCGCCCACTTCCGCAGCCTCTTCTCGGCCGGCCGTCCCGAGCGTGCAGCGGCCGTGGTCCCGGTAGGGTCCGAGGCGCCTGGGGCGGCGGCGGCGCTGGCCGTCGTGCTCGACTACGTGTACGGCGCGGGGCTGCGGCTGCGCGCCGAGGAGGAGGCGACTTCGGTGCTGGCGCTGGCTGAGCGGCTGGGCGTGGCGGGACTGCGCGAGGCGTGCGCTCGCTTCCTCGAGGGTCGTCTGCGGGCCGCCAACAGCCTGGCGCTGCGCCGCGTGGCCGCCGCCTTCTCGCTCGCCTCTTTGGCCGAGCGCTGCGGCCGCGTGCTGCGCCAAGCCTTCGTGGAGGTGACGCGCCACGCCGATTTTCTGGAACTGGCGCCCGACGAGGTGGCGGCGCTGCTGGCCGACCCCGCGCTGCGCGTGGCGCGCGAGGAGGCCGTGTTCGAGGCGGCCATGCGCTGGGTGCGCCACGACGCGCCGGCTCGCCGCGGGCACCTGCGTCGCCTGCTGGAGCACGTGCGCCTGCCGCTGCTGGCGCCTGCCTACTTTCTGGAGAAGGTGGAGGCTGACGAGCTGCTGCAGGCTTGCGGCGACTGCCGCCCGCTGCTGCTCGAGGCCCGCGCCTGCTTCATCCTGGGCCGGGAGGCGGGCGCGCTGCGGGCCCGGCCGCGGAG ATTCATGGACCTAGCCGAAATGATCGTGGTCATTGGCGGGTGCGACAGAAAGGGGCTTCTGAAGCTGCCTTTCGCTGACGCTTACCACCCAGAGAGTCAGCGCTGGACCCCGCTGCCCAGCCTGCCTGGGTACACACGCTCTGAATTTGCCTCCTGTGCACTTCGAAATGACATTTACGTTTCTG GAGGTCACATCAACAGCAGAGATGTCTGGATGTTTAGCTCCCATCTGCACACCTGGATCAAGGTTGCCTCCATGCACAAGGGCAGGTGGAGGCACAAGATGGTGGCCCTGCAGGGACAG CTCTTTGCAGTGGGTGGTTTCGATGGCCTGCGGCGCCTGCGCAGCGTTGAGCGCTACGACCCATTCTCCAACACCTGGGAGGCCACGGCGCCCCTGCCGGAGGCCGTGAGCTCTGCAGCAGTGGCGCCCTGCGCTGGTCAGCTCTACGTGATTGGGGGCGCTGGGCAGGACGGTGTCAACACTGACAAG GTGCAATGCTTTGACCCCAAGGAGGACCAGTGGAGTCTGCGATCACCGGCACCCTTCCTGCAGCGGTGTCTGGATGCCGTCTCCCTGGAGGACACCATTTACGTGGTGGGCGGCCTCATGAGTAAGATTTTCACCTACGACCCTGGCACCGACGTCTGGGGAGAGGCAGCCGAGCTGCCAGGCCCTGTG GAGAGCTGTGGCGTGACGGTGTGTGACGGGAAGGTCCACATTCTTGGTGGGCGGGACGAACATGGGGAGAGCACAAATAGCATCttcacctttgatcctagcagtGGGCAGGTGGAAGCCCAACCATCACTGCAACGCTGCACCAGCTCGCACGGCTGCGTAACCATTGTCCAGAGCCTGAGCAGGTGA